The nucleotide sequence GCGAACGGGCGGGGGCCTGCGGCTTGGCGGTGTCGACGGGGCCGGGTGGCGCGGTCACGGTCTCAGGCGACATCGGCGGCACCTCGCTCACGGGTGATGCGGACCTCTTCACCGAGGGACTCCCAGATCTCGCGGTAGATCTCGATGAACTTGGGCTCCAGCCGTACCGACTCGACCTTGCGGGGCCGGGGCAGGTCGATGGTGAACACCTGCTTGACCGTCGCGGGCCCGGCGGTCATCACGACGACCTTGTCGGCCAGCGCGATCGACTCCTCCAGGTCGTGGGTGACGAAGACGACGGAGGCGCCGGTGCCCTCCCACAGCTCCAGCAGCTCGTCCGACATCAGGGCCCGGGTCTGCACGTCGAGCGCGGAGAACGGCTCGTCCATCAGCAGGATCTCGGGGTCGTTGACGAAGGTCGCGGCGAGGGCGACGCGCTTGCGCTGTCCGCCGGAGAGCTGGTGCGGGTAACGGTCCTCGAACGCGGCGAGTCCGACGCGGGCCAGCCACTCACGGGCCTTCTCACGGGCCTCCGCCTTGGGCACGCCCCGGAAGCGGGGGCCGGCCATCACGTTGGACAGCACGGTGCGCCAGGGGAAGGTGGCGTCCTGCTGGAAGACGAAGCCGACCCGGTCGCCGACGCCGTCGACCGGCTGTCCGGCCACCAGCACCTCGCCCTCGGTGGGCTCCTCCAGCCCGCTGACCAGGGTCAGTGTGGTGGACTTGCCGCAGCCGGTCGGGCCGACGACGGCGACGAACTCGCCACGCTCCACGGTGAGGTCCAGGCCGCGCACCGCGGTGTGCGGATCACCGGAAGGGGTTCTGAAGATCTTGCTCGCGCCCCTCAGCTCGATGGCGGGGCTGGTGTCTGCGCTCATGCACCGGGACGGTAGGGGCGGGGCCGCTCCGGCAGCAGTCTTGTGCGCGCAACCCCTTCTTTTGCTCGCAAGAACCTGTTGTGCTCGTTTTGCTCGCGCTACAACTGCGGAGCCGAAACACGGGCTTAACGCTCGCCGGCGTTGAAGGAGAGGCCCGATGATTGACGTGCTGGTCGTGGACGACGACTTCCGTGTCGCCGAGATCAACGCCAGGTACGTGGCGAAGGTTCCCGGATTCCGGGTGGCCGCCCGCGCCCACAGTGCCGCCCAGGCGCTGGCCGCCGTCGAGCGCGGCGCCGTCGACCTGGTGCTGCTGGACCACTATCTGCCGGACCAGACCGGCCTCGAACTCGTCCACCGCATGCGCCAGCACGGACACGGCACCGACGTCATCATGATCACGGCGGCCAGCGATGTGACCACCGTGCAGCAGGCGATGCGGCTCGGCGCCCTGCACTACCTGGTGAAACCCTTCACCTTCAACGCGCTGCGCGGCCGCCTCGACTCCTACGCCGCCCTGCGCCGCACCGTCGACCGCGTGGGCGGACGCGGGGTGACGGGCCAGGAGCAGGTCGACCGGATCTTCGGCGCCCTGCGCACGGCCCCCGCGCCCTCGGCTCCGGGGCTGCCGAGCGGCCATTCGGAGCCGACCAGCGACCTGATCTGCGGTGTCCTGCACGGCGCGGACCAGCCCCTGTCCGCTCACGAGGTGGCGTCCCGCACGGGGCTGAGCCGCTCGACGGCCCAGCGCTATCTGCGCCACCTGGAACAGGCGGGCCGTCTGCGGCTGTCACTCAGGTACGGCGACACCGGCCGCCCCGAGCACCGCTACGCCTGGGTGACGCCGTGACGCCATGACGCCATGACGCGGGTGACGCCACCCAGGCCCCGTCCTCACACGGCGCCGGCGCCGGTCAGCGAACGCACTTCGGTCTCCGCGAACTTGGCCTCGTCCGGCACCTCGTCCGAGGTGACCGTGCCCAGCCAGCCCGCCACGAAGCCGAGCGGGATGGAGACGATGCCCGGATTCTGCAGCGGGAAGTACTGGAAGTCGACGCCGGGGAACAGCGAGCCGGGGCTCCCCGACACCACCGGCGACAGCAGCACCAGGAGCACCGCGGGGATCAGCCCGCCGTACACGGCCCAGACGGCGCCGCGCGTGGTGAAGTTCCGCCAGAACAGCGAGTAGAGCAGGGTCGGGAGGTTCGCCGAGGCGGCCACCGCGAAGGCCAGGCCGACCAGGAAGGCCACGTTGAGGTTGCGGGCCAGCAGTCCCAGCGCGATCGCGATGACACCGATCACGGCCGCCGCGACCCGCGCCACCGCCACCTCACCACGCGGGGTGGTGGGCGTACGCCTGAGGGACGCGTACAGGTCGTGGGCCACCGACGCCGAGGAGGCGAGGGTGATGCCGGCGACCACCGCGAGGATGGTGGCGAACGCGACGGCGGCCACGATCGCGAACAGCACGGTGCCACCGGTGGAGGAGGCACCGCCGCCCAGGTCGAGCGCGAGCAGCGGGATCGCCGTGTTCCCGGCCGCGTTGGACCGGCGCAGCGCGTCGGCGCCCACCACGGCGGTCGCGCCGAAGCCGAGGACGATCGTCATCAGGTAGAAGCCGCCGATGAGCCCGATCGACCACACGGTGGAGCGCCGGGCGGCCCGCGCCGTGGGGACGGTGTAGAAGCGGGACAGGATGTGCGGCAGGCCCGCCGTGCCCAGCACCAGCGCCAGACCCAGACTGATGAAGTCCATCCGCGCGGTCCAGTCACCGCCGTACTTGAGCCCCGGCGCCAGGAACGACTCCCCGTGCCCACTGCGCTCGGCGGCCGTCAGCAGCAACTGGTTGATGTCCCCGTGGAACCGCATCAGGACCAGCACGGTCATCACGATCGTCCCGACCAGCATCAGGACGGCCTTCACGATCTGGATCCAGGTGGTGGCCCGCATCCCGCCCAGCGACACGTAGATCACCATGAGCGCACCGACGCCGATGACCGTCCACGCCTGCGCGGCCCCGCCCTTGCCGCCGAGCAGCAGCGCCACCAGGCTTCCGGCGCCGACCATCTGCGCGACGAGGTACATCACGGACACGGTGACCGAGGAGGCGCCGGTGGCGATACGCACGGGCCGTTCGCTCATCCGCGCGGCGACCACGTCGGCGAGGGTGAACCGGCCGCAGTTGCGGACCAGTTCGGCCGCGAGGAACAACACGACGAGCCAGGCCACGAGGAATCCGACGCCGTACAGCAGCCCGTCGTAGCCGTACAGCGCGATGAGCCCGGTCACGCCGAGGAAGGAGGCGGCCGAGAGATAGTCGCCGGAGATGGCGAACCCATTCTCCAACGGGGTGAAGAGGCGCCCACCGGCGTAGAACTCCTCGGCGGAGCCGTGTCTGCGACGGCTCACCCAGGTGGTGATGCCCAACGTCACGGCCACGAACACGCTGAACAGAACCAGCGCGAGCGTCTGGTGGTGGCTGGTCACGAGGTTCCTCCCTGGACGCCACGGGTCAGCTCCTGGGTGTCCCAGCGCAGTTCCAGCGCGGGCCGGTCGCGCCTGAGACGCGCGTGGCGCGCGTAGGCCCAGGTGAGCAGGAAGGTGCTGAGGAACTGCCCCAGCCCGGCGAGCATCCCCACGTTCACCGCCCCTATGACGGGCCGCGCCATCAGGCCGGGCGCTGCCGTCGCGGTGACCACGTACCCCACGTACCAGAAGAGGAAGGCGGCGACTCCCGGCACCACGAACCTCCGGTACCGGCTGCGCACCTCCTGGAACGCCTCGCTCTGCTGCACCGCGAGATACACGTCGCGGGTACGGGCCGCAGCGATCTCCCGCTCGCCTTCACCGCGGGGGTGCGGGACGGCCGGCGCGGGCATCCCCGCCCCGTCCAGTTCGCCCCAGCCGGCGGTCAGGGTGTCGTGCCAAGGGTCCTCGTGCCGCACGTCGCGGGAAGTCACGCCCTGCTCTTCCTGGTTGTCGGCCGAACTTCCGGAACCGTCCCCGGCTCCGAAGAGTCGACCATTGCTTGACTGCATACCCAAGGATGGACAGATCGGGAAGATCCGCGACACATCTTGCCGTACCACTTCACCCCATCAGGTGAGTCACTCCGCCCTCGGCCGCACCATGCCTTTCGCATACGCGTAACGCACCGCCTGCGCACGGTCCTTGAGGCCCGTCTTGGCGAAGAGGTTGTTGATGTGCGTCTTCACGGTCGCGGTGGACACGTGCAGCTTGCGGGCGATCTCCTGGTTGGTGAGTCCCTCCCCGATCAGCACCAGCACCTCGCTCTCGCGGACGGTCAGCCCGTCGGGGGGCTCCGGCGGTGCCGTCGTACGCACCTCGGCCTCGGACAGCTTCTCCAGCAGCCGGAGTTGGATGCCCGGCGCCAGTCCCGCCTCTCCCGACAGGACGCTCCGCACCGCGCGCACGATCTCGTCCCCGCCCGCGTCCTTGGTCAGATATCCCCGCGCTCCGGCGCGCAGCGCGGCGAACAGCGACTCGTCATCGGCGAACGTGGTCAGCACCACGACCTGGGTACCGGGATATCCCTGCCGGATTCGGCGGGTGGCCTCCACCCCGTCGCATCGCGGCATCCGCAGGTCCATCAGCACCACGTCCGGGGCGAGTTCACCCACCAGACGCACGGCTTCCTCACCGTCCCCCGCCGCGCCGACGACCTCGATGCCGGGCAGCAGTCCGAGCAGCATCACGATGCCTTCCCGCACCACGGTCTGGTCGTCGGCGACCACCACCCGCGCGGGCTTCGGCTCCCCCTCCGGCGCCGTCATACCGGCACCTTCAACGTCACCACGAACCCCTCCTCGTCCGGCCCCGCGTCCAGCGAGCCGCCCAGCAGCTCGGCGCGCTCGCGCATGCCCAGCAGACCGTACCCGCCGCCGGACGCGGCCAGTTCGCCCGGACGACCACCCTTGTCCCGCACGTCGAGGGTCACTTGGTGGTCGCTGTAGTCGAGCCGGACACGCACTTCGGCGCCCAGTGCGTGCTTGCGGACGTTCGTCATCGCTTCCTGGGCCACCCGGCGCACGGCCTGGGACGCCTCGGCGGGCAGGGCCCTGCGCTCACCCGTGACGGTGACCTCGCCGCCGTCGGCCGCGCTGACGAGGTCCGTCAGGAACTCCTCCAGCGGGGTCAGTTCGCCACGCAGTGCCGACAGGGCCTGTCGGGTCTCGGCGAGTCCGTCACGGGCCATTCCCCGCGCGGCGACCACCCGCTCCAGCACCTGCTCACGACTCGCGTCGCGCTCCAGCAGCAGGCGGGCCGCCTCCAGGTGCACCATCTGCGCCGAGAGGCTGTGCGCCAGCACGTCGTGGATCTCCCGCGCTATCCGCGCCCGCTCGGTGAGCGCCGCCGACCTCGCTTCCGCCTCCCGCGCGGCCCGTTCCTGGGCGAGCAGCCGCTGTGCGTTGCCCCGCGCCTCCGCGTCCAGCCGCGTGACGTACCCGGCGAGCGCGAGTCCGGCCACGGTGGCGGCGGTGGTGAGCCACATGTCGTTGTTGAAGGCGGCATACGAGGCCAGGGCGACCGATGTCACCGGGACCGCCGCCGCGAGGGGCAGCCGCTCCAGGGCGAGGATGCCGCAGCCGCACCAGAGCACCAGGGCGGGTCCGCGGAAGCCGGTGGTCTGCGCGGCGACCGCCACGGCCGGCAGTACCCCGATGAGCGCCAGGGACGGCAGCAGCCGGTGCGCGTAGGTGGTGCGGAAGAAGCCCCACGCCGCGGCGGAGGCCAGCACCACGCCCGCTACCGCGGCGGCCTCGCCCCAGAGGGACACGTGGTTCTGACTGAGCGCGGCCCACAGCAGCAGCCCGAGCAGCACCACCCTGATGGCCTGGGCCAGCAGACGCCTGGGACGGCTGACGCCCTCCCTGCTGAGCGCCTCGCGTGAGGGCCAGCGTGTCCAGGAGTTCTCGTTCACACCCGCTCCTTCCGCGCCGGCCGTGCGGCCGGTGCCGATGGCGTTCCGTCACCGTACGTCGGTGCCGAGCCGGGCGCGGAGGCCAGCAGCCGCGCCCGCCAGGCGGTGATGCCGCCGCGGACCAGCAGCGTCGCGGCGAGGCCCAGCATCAGGGCGGCACTGTCCTGCCGGACCCCCAGGGCGTCTCCGAGGCCGAAGAGAGCGCCGCGCAGCGCTATCCCACCCGCCCAGACGGCGGCGCCGGCCTTGGTACCACGGCTCCACACGACTCCGTCCGGTGCCGCCCAGAGCCGGGTGGTCCACGCCCAGCCCGCTCCGGTGGCCAGCCCGACGGCCACTTCGGCGGCGAGCAGTGCGAGGGACTCGATGCGGTGGTGCGCGTCGAGTAGGCCGGGCCCGCGCAGCGCCATGACCGCAAGGATGGCGGGCGCCAGCCACCAGCGCCGCTCGGCGTCGACGGGGTGGGTGCGGAACTGCCTGGCGATCACGAGGACCGCGACGGCCACGATCACCACCACGTCGACGAACCCGGACATCAGAGCCTCCGTGTGCGAGAGGGATGTCGGAGGCGGTCGCTCCCGACACCCTCGAAATTACGGAAATCCGCAGGCCACGGGATCGGAGCCGGGGTGGATCACGGGTGGAACTCAGGCGACCGGTCTTCTCCACCCAGGGGTGGAGAGATCTTGGGGTGAACCCTGAGCCGGCCCCGAGGCGCCGTGCGCAGAGGGCAGGGCAGGGCAGGGCAGGGCAGGGCAACGAAAACGGGAGCACCGGCCGAGGCCGGTACTCCCGTCGCCCTGCGCACCCGGCCAGGGCCGGACGCTCAGCGCCTACGCGTCGATCCGCGAGCGGTCCAGCGTCGCCGCGGAACTGGAGATGAACTCCTTGCGCGGCGCCACGTCATTGCCCATCAGCAGGTCGAAGACCTGCTCGGCGGCTTCGAGGTCCGCGAGGTTGATCCGGCGCAGCGTGCGGTGGCGCGGGTCCATCGTGGTCTCGGCCAACTGGTCGGCGTCCATCTCACCGAGGCCCTTGTAGCGCTGGATGGAGTCCTTGTACCGGACGCCCTTGCGCTGGAACTCCATGAGCGTGTCCCGCAGCTCACGGTCGGAGTACGTGTAGACGTACTTGTCCTGGCCCTTCTTCGGCTGGACCAGCTCGATGCGGTGCAGCGGGGGCACGGCGGCGAAGACCCGGCCCGCCTCGACCATGGGCCGCATGTAGCGCTGGAACAGCGTGAGCAGCAGGCAGCGGATGTGGGAGCCGTCCACATCGGCGTCGGTCATCATGATGATCTTGCCGTAGCGGGCGGCGTCGATGTCGAAGGTGCGGCCCGAGCCCGCTCCTATGACCTGGATGATCGCGCCGCACTCGGCGTTCTTGAGCATGTCCGTCACGGACGAGCGCTGGACGTTGAGGATCTTGCCCCGGATGGGCAGCAGCGCCTGGAACTCGGAGTTCCGGGCCAGCTTGGCCGTACCGAGCGCGGAATCGCCCTCGACGATGAACAGCTCGCTGCGGTCGACGTCGTCGCTGCGGCAGTCGGCGAGCTTGGCGGGCAGGGACGAGGACTCCAGGGCGGTCTTGCGCCGCTGGGCGTCCTTGTGCTGGCGGGCGGCCACACGGGTGCGGGCCGCGGCGACCACCTTCTCCATGACCGTGCGGGCCTGAGCTGCGTCGTCCCGCTTGGAGGAGGTCAGGAACGCCTTGAGTTCCTTGGCGATCACGGTGGAGACGATGCGGCGGGCCGCAGAGGTGCCGAGCACCTCCTTGGTCTGGCCCTCGAACTGCGGCTCGGCCAGGCGGACCGTGACGACAGCGGTCAGGCCCTCCAGGGCGTCGTCCTTGACGACGTCGTCCTCGGCGACGCGCAGCATCTTCTTGGTGCGCAGCACCTCGTTCATCGTCTTGGTGACCGCCTGCTCGAAGCCGGCCACGTGCGTGCCGCCCTTGGGGGTGGCGATGATGTTGACGAAGGACTTCAGGTTGGTGTCGTAGCCCGTGCCCCAGCGCATCGCCACGTCGACACCCAGTTCGCGGGTGACCTCGGTGGGCGTCATCTGGCCGTGCTCGTCGAGGACCGGGACGGTCTCCTTGAAGGTGCCCTGGCCCGAGAAACGGAGCGTGTCGCAGACCGGCTTGTCGGCCGCCAGGTACTCGCAGAACTCGCTGATGCCGCCGTCGAAGCGGAAGGATTCCTCGCCCTTGCTGCCGCCGTCGCCGAGGCCCATCTCGTCGCGTACGACGATGGTGAGGCCGGGAACCAGGAACGCGGTCTGCCGGGCCCGCTGGTGCAGGTTGTCCAGGGAGAGCTTGGCGTCCTTGAGGAAGATCTGGCGGTCGGCCCAGTAGCGCACGCGCGTGCCGGTGCGGTTCTTCGGGATCTTCTTGGTCTTGACCAGGCCGGTCCCGGCCTCGAACTTGGCCTCCGCGCCGCCTCGGGCGAAGGCGCCCGGAACACCTCGGCGGAAGCTGATGGCGTGGGTGTTCCCGCTCCGGTCCACCTCGACGTCGAGCCTGGCGGAGAGCGCGTTCACCACGGAGGCGCCGACGCCGTGCAGGCCGCCGGAGGCCGCGTAGGAGCCGCCACCGAACTTGCCGCCGGCGTGCAGCTTGGTCATGACGACCTCGACGCCGGACAGGCCGGTCTT is from Streptomyces seoulensis and encodes:
- a CDS encoding ABC transporter ATP-binding protein; this encodes MSADTSPAIELRGASKIFRTPSGDPHTAVRGLDLTVERGEFVAVVGPTGCGKSTTLTLVSGLEEPTEGEVLVAGQPVDGVGDRVGFVFQQDATFPWRTVLSNVMAGPRFRGVPKAEAREKAREWLARVGLAAFEDRYPHQLSGGQRKRVALAATFVNDPEILLMDEPFSALDVQTRALMSDELLELWEGTGASVVFVTHDLEESIALADKVVVMTAGPATVKQVFTIDLPRPRKVESVRLEPKFIEIYREIWESLGEEVRITRERGAADVA
- a CDS encoding response regulator → MIDVLVVDDDFRVAEINARYVAKVPGFRVAARAHSAAQALAAVERGAVDLVLLDHYLPDQTGLELVHRMRQHGHGTDVIMITAASDVTTVQQAMRLGALHYLVKPFTFNALRGRLDSYAALRRTVDRVGGRGVTGQEQVDRIFGALRTAPAPSAPGLPSGHSEPTSDLICGVLHGADQPLSAHEVASRTGLSRSTAQRYLRHLEQAGRLRLSLRYGDTGRPEHRYAWVTP
- a CDS encoding solute symporter family protein — encoded protein: MTSHHQTLALVLFSVFVAVTLGITTWVSRRRHGSAEEFYAGGRLFTPLENGFAISGDYLSAASFLGVTGLIALYGYDGLLYGVGFLVAWLVVLFLAAELVRNCGRFTLADVVAARMSERPVRIATGASSVTVSVMYLVAQMVGAGSLVALLLGGKGGAAQAWTVIGVGALMVIYVSLGGMRATTWIQIVKAVLMLVGTIVMTVLVLMRFHGDINQLLLTAAERSGHGESFLAPGLKYGGDWTARMDFISLGLALVLGTAGLPHILSRFYTVPTARAARRSTVWSIGLIGGFYLMTIVLGFGATAVVGADALRRSNAAGNTAIPLLALDLGGGASSTGGTVLFAIVAAVAFATILAVVAGITLASSASVAHDLYASLRRTPTTPRGEVAVARVAAAVIGVIAIALGLLARNLNVAFLVGLAFAVAASANLPTLLYSLFWRNFTTRGAVWAVYGGLIPAVLLVLLSPVVSGSPGSLFPGVDFQYFPLQNPGIVSIPLGFVAGWLGTVTSDEVPDEAKFAETEVRSLTGAGAV
- a CDS encoding DUF485 domain-containing protein; its protein translation is MQSSNGRLFGAGDGSGSSADNQEEQGVTSRDVRHEDPWHDTLTAGWGELDGAGMPAPAVPHPRGEGEREIAAARTRDVYLAVQQSEAFQEVRSRYRRFVVPGVAAFLFWYVGYVVTATAAPGLMARPVIGAVNVGMLAGLGQFLSTFLLTWAYARHARLRRDRPALELRWDTQELTRGVQGGTS
- a CDS encoding response regulator transcription factor is translated as MTAPEGEPKPARVVVADDQTVVREGIVMLLGLLPGIEVVGAAGDGEEAVRLVGELAPDVVLMDLRMPRCDGVEATRRIRQGYPGTQVVVLTTFADDESLFAALRAGARGYLTKDAGGDEIVRAVRSVLSGEAGLAPGIQLRLLEKLSEAEVRTTAPPEPPDGLTVRESEVLVLIGEGLTNQEIARKLHVSTATVKTHINNLFAKTGLKDRAQAVRYAYAKGMVRPRAE
- a CDS encoding sensor histidine kinase; this translates as MNENSWTRWPSREALSREGVSRPRRLLAQAIRVVLLGLLLWAALSQNHVSLWGEAAAVAGVVLASAAAWGFFRTTYAHRLLPSLALIGVLPAVAVAAQTTGFRGPALVLWCGCGILALERLPLAAAVPVTSVALASYAAFNNDMWLTTAATVAGLALAGYVTRLDAEARGNAQRLLAQERAAREAEARSAALTERARIAREIHDVLAHSLSAQMVHLEAARLLLERDASREQVLERVVAARGMARDGLAETRQALSALRGELTPLEEFLTDLVSAADGGEVTVTGERRALPAEASQAVRRVAQEAMTNVRKHALGAEVRVRLDYSDHQVTLDVRDKGGRPGELAASGGGYGLLGMRERAELLGGSLDAGPDEEGFVVTLKVPV
- a CDS encoding DUF1453 domain-containing protein, which gives rise to MSGFVDVVVIVAVAVLVIARQFRTHPVDAERRWWLAPAILAVMALRGPGLLDAHHRIESLALLAAEVAVGLATGAGWAWTTRLWAAPDGVVWSRGTKAGAAVWAGGIALRGALFGLGDALGVRQDSAALMLGLAATLLVRGGITAWRARLLASAPGSAPTYGDGTPSAPAARPARKERV
- a CDS encoding DNA gyrase/topoisomerase IV subunit B; the protein is MTADTSVPSTALLAGADRDGSNYTARHLLVLEGLEAVRKRPGMYIGSTDSRGLMHCLWEIIDNSVDEALGGYCDRIEVILHDDGSVEVRDNGRGIPVDVEPKTGLSGVEVVMTKLHAGGKFGGGSYAASGGLHGVGASVVNALSARLDVEVDRSGNTHAISFRRGVPGAFARGGAEAKFEAGTGLVKTKKIPKNRTGTRVRYWADRQIFLKDAKLSLDNLHQRARQTAFLVPGLTIVVRDEMGLGDGGSKGEESFRFDGGISEFCEYLAADKPVCDTLRFSGQGTFKETVPVLDEHGQMTPTEVTRELGVDVAMRWGTGYDTNLKSFVNIIATPKGGTHVAGFEQAVTKTMNEVLRTKKMLRVAEDDVVKDDALEGLTAVVTVRLAEPQFEGQTKEVLGTSAARRIVSTVIAKELKAFLTSSKRDDAAQARTVMEKVVAAARTRVAARQHKDAQRRKTALESSSLPAKLADCRSDDVDRSELFIVEGDSALGTAKLARNSEFQALLPIRGKILNVQRSSVTDMLKNAECGAIIQVIGAGSGRTFDIDAARYGKIIMMTDADVDGSHIRCLLLTLFQRYMRPMVEAGRVFAAVPPLHRIELVQPKKGQDKYVYTYSDRELRDTLMEFQRKGVRYKDSIQRYKGLGEMDADQLAETTMDPRHRTLRRINLADLEAAEQVFDLLMGNDVAPRKEFISSSAATLDRSRIDA